One Vicia villosa cultivar HV-30 ecotype Madison, WI linkage group LG5, Vvil1.0, whole genome shotgun sequence genomic window, ATTTTAAGTATCTTTGTTTATATTCTATAGACAAATATATATTGATCGGTGATAAATTTGACTCcgttaaaatttttgttttttcatttatttttatcgttcattATAAACATTTATTCCATAAGTGTgaaaatataatacaaaaatGATATTAATTGCAAACATTCAAATaagaaaattgtgaaaaaaatgTTACTATATTGATGGAGTAATTGTATTTATACGAATAAAATATCATAAATGTGAAATTAAATAATTCTATatatcaaatatttaatttttataatataaataataatgaaatttatATATGTAATATATTGAGATAGATGTAAATTTAAATTAATGTCAAATGTTgattatataaacaaataaaagtgtaatttattttaacatttaaaataaaaattattagtaTAGTCTTTATAAGATTTGGAGTAAATGGAGTATATTTTTAAATGGAGTATATCTTTAGTGATTTTTgtaatttgttatatatattctaatataataattaattaactatttattttttataaacaattaaattgaCTATCTAATAGTTTTAAAGATCAAgctgaatattttatttttctttaattataaatttatttattaattctacACATGTTCAATAATGTAgctaatacaaaataaaaaataaaaaaaagttgttCTATATTTATAGatacataaatatataataaattcaaaattaaattgattttttttataaacaattaaatttaatagtatttaacaattttaatgataaaagataattatttaatttgtgttaaattataaattaatttgttaAATTTGTAATGTTGTTGGGTTAACCATGCTGCTTCAAAATTATTAAATACACTTTTCGTTTACAATCCACTATTTCCCATTATTAAATACACTTTCCCGTTTACAATCCACTATTTcccatttataaatattttatttttcacaatcCACTATTTcccatttataaatattttatttttcatctctccaaatatcacTTGAAATATCGGTGTTAATCATGTAATATcactaataaaattaattttattaatattttaaagttaTGAAAATCAACCGAAAATTCTCACCATAATTCACATACTCCCTCCGACccaaattataaaagaaattcactttttagattcattaataGAACCTTAATATGCCATGCTACAACACATTCAAAATCATATTCATATCACAAATTTTATCCCATATTCAGCCATAACATAGAGCAcatgtttaaataaaatattttaaaaataagaaaaatataaaattaacagataattgatatattatttaattaaaaatctattaaaatttatttttagaaaCACTATCaactattaaatatattaattaaaataattagataAATCTTCAACACAAAatctaactcaaaataattagAATCCATACCGcaaattaaacaaacaaacacTCAATATCTAACTAACACATTCAAAACACAGTAGCTTGAAGCACTGTACTAAACAGAAGGCGCCGAGCTACTAAGCATCAacaataaacaaaatcaattgcATAGATGGTAAATAAGCATCAACAACAATATACAAAATCAATCAAATCAGTAAAAACGATATTGAACTATAGCAACACGTTGCAGATTTTAAATAAATGCATTAtgataaatttcaaaaaatgaaAGAGACAAATGCAATTGTTTGTAATACACTTGTCACTATGttctcaatttatttatttttttctctcaaaatACCTATATCTTTCTAGTTTTTTTTGCTTAACTTTAACTTTCAACATGTTAGTTTTCGAATGCCATTCAAAAACTggtaattaaatttatttgtaataatttttatttatacaatTTCAGTGGTTtcaattcaatttttatttatcatatagTTAAGTTATAAAATCGTTTGTATAATTTGGTTTATGTTCGTATATATTAACTACAATGACTaacaaatttttaaaacaatGGAGCTAGCGGTCAAAAAAAGCTTCATTTCCAATTTATTGAGTTTAAGCATCAATCAACAAAAGGTGTTTCTTAAACTCTAATTTAAGACTCCGAAAATCAATCTTATTCGTGTGTAATGAAATGATGCATAGTATTGTTAAGGTTTCTCAATGGCAGAAAAAGAAAGGTCTGATATTAAAGAATCGATTATATATCATATAAATTCTCCTCATACTTTGAACATGTAGCTCCTTCTCCCACTGAGaaagcctctaaaaaatgaatgaatcagTGGACAGTTTACAATTGGAACAAAGAGTCAAAACAAACATAACTTTGTTCCATTCAATAATACATCAGTGTAATAACAGTGACCAATTACCAAATACAAAGACCTTCAAACATTTATATCGGAGCGCTTTGTTCTACTTGAAGCACTCAATTCTGAGGAACCAGACAAAGAAAATCTAGGGTAACTGTAGCCTTCAGAGACTGAAACTGGCTGTTGAGGATAGAGTGTGGGTGGTGGGGTTAAATTGCGTTGAGCCGGAAGTGGGGGAAGCGTGTTGTACTTGTATGGATCACTGGATCGACTGCAATCAACAATAAAATTAATAGAGTGGCACAAAACATGAAAATGATTTAGAAGAGAAGCAGAAAATACCCTGTATTATAAGACTGATCTTCTTCGATAAAACTTTCATCTATCCGCTGAGAAGTTCTTTGAGGTGAAGGAATGGACCATGCAGGTGCGGATATTTCATCTGAGAAGTATCTTCTCCTAATCAACTAAAAGTAGAGGGACAAGATAATTTAGATGACAGCccataatttaaacaaaaaataaaggatCGGGGTATCGTAGACATTACTGACCATGCGGAAAAATTTAATCACAGCCTCCTTATCATACCTAGCATCTTTTGCTGCCTGTAGACATccaataacaaaaaattaaaactacTATATGAAGAATGAACTGAATAGCTACTATTACACAAAGAAAAGAAAGGCTGATCTATGTATTAAATTCTATTAGATGATTCGTAACTTCATAAGCAAAACTGATACTTTAGGTAAAGAATTACTAAATGAGAAGAAATCAAGAATCTGAAATGGTATAGCATCTCCGGTTCAAATTTTTCTGAAGAACAGCACAGGAGGCAATGCCACAACGATTGTGCAAAACTCATTATTCCTAATGAGTGACTATAAAGAAAATATGATTTGACAACAAATTATagcaaaaaataaaaatctacTTCTGATCCAGATAGACTGGAACAAAGTGAAGCATGAAGTTTTACTGCAAGTCATTCATAATATTCAAACCTTGAAGAAACACAGAAATGGTTGAGTACCATAGGTCATTTTAAATAAGAACACTGTTTTTTTTATCACATGGCATTTTGAATAAGAAAActctattattttcatttttctattACAATATCTTAAATTATTCTATATAATATATTCCGCATTCTCTATAGAATTCTAACTCCATAAAATATAGAATATAGATGGAGAATCTATATATATTGAATTAGTTAGAGTTTATTTCAATAAAGCAGATCAATGATCAATAAAGCAAATCATTTCAATAACAACTGATCAATGATTTCATTGTATCCCTTCTATAATAGTTCCATTTCATCTGGTACTTTGTAGAGATAAACCACAAGTGGATATAGTAGAGAATAGAAAATACTTTTTCCCCGCTATTCAAACTAATGAAATAAAAGAGGCCTTCAAACACTAAGTAGAAAAGCATTTGTGTTCCCTAGTAATGCGAATAACTGCTCATGTGATTTGAAATAGTTTAAGAATATTCAAAACAGGGGGAAGCATGGAAAAGCTTTTTTCAATAGGATTCTTGTAAAATCCACTTCATCCATCACCTATAGGCTAAAGTACCATTTCATATAGTGATAtggtcataaaaaatatatataaagcaCAAAACAATAGTAGACTTTAAAGCACAAAACAAACACACCTAAAAGTTCGGTTAGCATTAACATCAGATTTATTCATTTTACCAGCATTCTATCTAATGCATAGAAAGTGGCAGACCAAACTTGTAAAACTGACAAGGAAAAAGTAGTTGAGATGCTTACTGCAATAAGACCTCCACCACTCGGAAAACTCTCGGTCAATGGAAGCTCCTCGCTGGATGGAAGTAAACCCTGCTTCTCGACCCACTGGCGTGCAACATCAACAAGATTCCCACTGCTTCCTCTTGTACCCTCTTTTGCAACAATATCAGCTTTGTTACCAATAACAATATACGGAACAGGAAGACCACCAGGGCCACCAGATCCCAAAGGAGCTGAAAATGTCCCAGTTGCAGCAATCTCAGCTGCCCACTTCTGCAAGCTAGTCTTTGTTCTTCTCTGTGAAAGATCGTGAACAAAAATTACACCTGCAAATGAAGTTCAAACTATAATTTAGTTTGCAATCAGAAAATAACTATCTAATATAGGTGTGCTTACTGTTGAGGTCTCATTATCTAGAAGACCATATTTTGATTATCAAAAGTGCTAGAATATCCAAATGCTATTAAGATATTAAAGCAATTATCCAAGATAGTGGTAACAAAATtttgcaaataaaaatattaaaacacgCAATTCATTTGCGTACGCAATGGTTGAAAAAGAGAAACGAGAGATATACATAAATAAATCTTGTCCTTCTTGTACACATCCTCTTATCAGATTCAACTTTCAAATGTAAGCAGTTATACAGCTTAGCAAACTGAAACAATAGGAATTTTGTTACTCACCATTAATCTGTGAATAAAACAGAGATCGGCAATCTTTGTAACGTTCATGTCCTGAGACATCCCACAGTTCAACAAAGAAATCTCTTTCAGAATCACCTTTGAGGCTACTTGAAGAGCTGCCAGTATTTCCATAAGTAGTATGCTGGAAATGAAACAGAGAAAGTTCGGTGAAGACATTGAACAACATACACTGTGTATATCCTCTTGTATAACCTTTAAACATGTTATACTTACCTTCACATCTACTGTACAACCAATTGTCTGAGAAGGACGAGCAACGGGAGAACCTTTAACAATAAGGTGAACTAAAGAAGACTTCCCAACACCTGCAAGAATGAGAAAGTGTCATATATCAGCAATTGATATAACTCTGAAAATGCTTATAGAGTGAGTCATAAAGTAGGGAGAAGGGTGTGTAATCGCATGTTCAGAAAATCAGTATTTTCTTCATCATTTACCTACAATTGACTAATGCGCATCCAAGGACAGTTTGGTGTAAGAGAATGTTTCCTATTTATATTTTTGGttctaaaaaattacaaagtgcCACCTTATTTCTATCCGATTTCCCGCCTTCTGATATTTTTATACAATAAATGGTAAAATCGTCATTTTTTAGTATGAGGTGAATTcaggaaaaaaagtgaaaaaataataCATTTTTGTGATTATTCGCAGATTAAGAAATAAAGACAGTAAGACAGAAAGTATTTCCTCAAATCACAGAGGCACTAACGAGCTAATTTAATGTACTTGACACAATAATACCAATAAATACAGagcataatttatattaaaagctTTAGAGAAACGCCATATGTGAGAATATTTTCCAGTGTATATTCCTCCAAGATAAAATCTGTGGCAACTTAAGCCTACTGTAATGTAACAACGATTATTTCTATCCTCAGTAGTAATAAACAACattatattttgatattttttcccccagaattaatttataaaaaatactttTTACTTAAGACTCGACCTGCACAGCCTATAAAAAACAAGGTATCTAATGTCATCATTCATGTCCAATTATTCTCACACAATTCATATTAGAAAGTTACAGTCTCAAGAAATCCAAACTTGGTGGAGTCAAACACCCATATACAAAGTTATCCTACTGTCCTGTAATACTTGGTCAAGCTAATTTTGAATAGCCTGAATGCTGACAGGATAGGTCTGGAAAGTATGTCCAAAGAAGTTGACATTTTATCAAACCACAGAAGGCTCCTCAAAAATTTCAACCATCTTTCTACTTGCTTTCTTACATTATAATGTGTAGAGTCGTAGATCCGTTATCAATCTAAGCACTAAAGCAGACGATATAAATATGCCCTACAGCCTTGTGCATAACACACCTAATTGTAGACACATACACAAGCTATTAAAGCTAAATATCCACAACCAGATGAGATTAAAAAGCGTGGATCTCTATTTCTCCTTGGCTATTGCCAAGTGTGGTTGTAAAGATTAAGATTTTGGTTTGTTAATGCCCCGTAGGTTTGTGATCTCTCTACTTATTGTTGAAGCGTACTTAGCTTGCTTAATTACTTATACTGATGGAAAACACCTCAAGTTCTCAACACATGTTCACTTTGAGATTACTATCCTTGTTCTATCAATTGAATGAAGCCTATTTTAccatataaaaaaaaagtaacatAATAACTAAGATTCTCAGCACTCAACAGCACTGTTACAAAATCTCAATTGATCTCTACATTACACAATCTATAAATTCCCCAATCCCACCAGAAAATCCTAGTTATTTCAAGCATAAAGCTCTTCTAAAGTAAGCTGATCTCTGTATTTGCATTGAATCAAAATCAGCATATGATGTAAACCATAATCACCATTACTTGAACACAATAAAATCATTCAGTTTCACTTTCAAAACTAAAACACATCAAATTGGGAAAGATTAACACACTATGTGACTAAGAACGACAAAAACAACATCAGAAAAGGGTGTAAGTAAGAATCATGAACCTGAGTCACCAACAACGAGCACTCTGACTTGTCCACAAAGCACCCCACCGTTGTGTTCCTTATTCTCCCTCTCACGTTCCCTCCAGAACATGATTTCCAAACCCTCCAGGCCTTCTTAAcaaaaaacaacaactccaaatTCAAACAGAAAAACGTTTTTCCACACTAAATCCACACTAATCAAGTTCCGTCAAATAGATTCAACCACCGATTTTTCAAAATGGCTGTATCGAATTTCGTTCCGAAATCCATATCACATGAGAATCACACCGAGATCAGGAAAGGAGATTAAAACCCCATAGTTACGCATCGCTGAAGATAGAaaggaaaaaatcataaaaagcGAGAAAATGAAATCGATCACTTCAGCAACGGATCTGAATAGGGTGTGGCTTTGTGtagttgagaagtggtgaaagtGATTCGGTTGAAGATTGATTGAGATGTATGGAGTGTCTATGAATGAGTAgaagaaagagttgaagagtttGCAGaaatggtttggtttggatcaaGGTGGAGGAACCCTTGAaggaatgatgaagatgatgatgcgaTCTCGATACTCAATCGTGTAAAACACGCGATTAGAGAGCAAGTGATCTAATACTATCAATTAATATCAAGAAAATAACAATTACTCTTATATTGTTTAGAAggaaaattaaaaagtaaattttatttataatgtaatattttttaaagaaaatgtttggtttttctttttaaataaaaatttattctcGTGAAAATTTAATAAAACCTTTAAAATTTGAAGATGCATTTTCGGACTCACCCTAAACACATGTTCTTTAATTAGGTCCTAAGGTTACGCAAAAAAAAAAGTCAGAAATGCATCTCAAGTTTTTCAAACTCTCTCGACTCACATTCTCTCAAAAGCATTCAATGAACCTCAAAGCTTGTTCCATCAACATTTGTTAATCTTTTAGCCTTTGAAAATTTTTTTCGGTTAATTCTCAGAGAATCTCTCAGTTGTTGTTTTTGAAAGTTTTTCTCTAGTAATACTAAGAGAGTCTTTCAATGTCTGTTTTTGAAAGTTTTTCTCTGATAATCTGAACCTTTAAGTGTTTGCCTTTTGAAAGTTTTTCTTTGTTAATATTCGGAGAATCTTTTAGTGTTTATCCTTTGAAATTTTCTCTGTTAATACGCAGAGAATCTTTCAGTGTTTGACAGTCGATAGCTTTCTCTGTTATATCTCAGTGACTTTCTCAAATGTCATTTCTTTTATCTATCGAGAGTTTTCTCTATTAATTCTCGGAGAATCTCTCAGTTATTGTTTGTTTTATCTGTTGAGAGCTTTCTCTATTAATTATTAGAAAATATCTCAATTGTTGTTTGTTTTCTCTATCGAGAGCTTTCTCTGTTAATTCTCAGAGAATCTCAATTGTTGTTTCCTATGTCTGTTGATAGTTTTCTCCGCCAATTCTCAAAGAATCTCTCAGTTGTCATTAGCTTTATCTGTCAAGAGTTTTCTCTGTTAATTCTCAAAGAATCTCTCAATTGTTGTTTACTTTATTTGTTGAGAGCTTTCTCTGTTAACTCTCTGAGAATCTCTCGGTTGTTGTTTATTTTGTCTGTTGAGAGTTTTCTCTGTTAATTCTCAAAGAATCTCTCGGTTGTAGATGTTCTAAAATTTATCAACGAAATAAAATCTAACATATGGGTCGGTGTTAACCCATCATAACCCTAGCGAAGTTGGTCCTTCATAAATTTATGAtacctctttctttttcttttaaaggACAAAATTTGAGTCATTTGTATTTAATTGTCTTTTACCATGAATACATGAAAATGATTGTCGTTTATATTTTTCGGTTAAAGGTGAAGGTGAAAAAAATATACACAAGAAGGGGTTGAATTTTGAATACCAAAGATTATTTCTTTTCGAATCTTGATTCAAAACTGAGTAGATAAGATCAGATTATGTATCAGAAAAACTAATTCAGATCAGAGTCTGACTTCATAGTTCAGTGCACAACAGAATAATTAAATGCATAAGTAAATAAAAAGACACACAATATATCTTGGTTCCTCCCAGACTGAGAGTAGTCCAGTCCCCTTGCAGCACAAGAGATTTTCACTATAACCATTCATATTACAATTTGCTCAatcaaattagaaaaaaaaaaacttcattgcTCAAGCATGCAAGCAAGAGACTTATTTGTCTAAACCTACATTTCAGGAATTTATGTCAAGCCCTCAAGTAAGAGACTTCCTGCTCAATCCTACAGATTGAAATTTCCCGCCCA contains:
- the LOC131602797 gene encoding small GTPase LIP1-like, with translation MFWRERERENKEHNGGVLCGQVRVLVVGDSGVGKSSLVHLIVKGSPVARPSQTIGCTVDVKHTTYGNTGSSSSSLKGDSERDFFVELWDVSGHERYKDCRSLFYSQINGVIFVHDLSQRRTKTSLQKWAAEIAATGTFSAPLGSGGPGGLPVPYIVIGNKADIVAKEGTRGSSGNLVDVARQWVEKQGLLPSSEELPLTESFPSGGGLIAAAKDARYDKEAVIKFFRMLIRRRYFSDEISAPAWSIPSPQRTSQRIDESFIEEDQSYNTGRSSDPYKYNTLPPLPAQRNLTPPPTLYPQQPVSVSEGYSYPRFSLSGSSELSASSRTKRSDINV